The following are encoded together in the Nocardia sp. XZ_19_385 genome:
- a CDS encoding tripartite tricarboxylate transporter substrate-binding protein, producing MKTRKLLTAFVGVFAAVALTACNGASGSADKLSGVRIMVPNSPGGGYDITARTSAKVMEDAGVARSVEVFNLPGAGGTVGLGRLVGEKGNGKLVMQMGLGVVGSVYTNKSPSKLTDTTPIARLIDEPDIIVVSKNSKYTSIDQLVADWKANPGAVPVGGGSSPGGPDHLAPMLVAKAIGIEPKAVNYVPFDGGGELLASVLGNKIAFGVSGVGEYLDQIQAGELRVLAVTGPKRIDGVTAPTLKEAGINVEFTNWRGVVAPPGISDEQRKALIDAYTKMHESAEWKEAVRTNGWGEAFLSGAEFGTFIQQQTDQCGAVLKDLGLA from the coding sequence GTGAAAACTCGGAAGTTGCTGACCGCGTTCGTCGGTGTCTTCGCGGCCGTCGCCCTGACCGCCTGCAATGGCGCGAGCGGCTCGGCCGACAAGTTGTCCGGCGTCCGGATCATGGTCCCGAACTCGCCCGGCGGCGGCTACGACATCACCGCCCGTACTTCGGCGAAGGTCATGGAGGACGCCGGCGTCGCCCGCTCGGTGGAGGTCTTCAACCTGCCCGGCGCCGGCGGCACGGTGGGCCTGGGCCGGCTGGTCGGGGAGAAGGGCAACGGCAAACTGGTCATGCAGATGGGCCTGGGCGTCGTGGGCAGCGTCTACACGAACAAGTCGCCGTCCAAGCTGACCGACACCACGCCGATCGCCCGGCTCATCGACGAGCCCGACATCATCGTCGTCTCCAAGAACTCCAAGTACACCTCCATCGACCAGTTGGTCGCGGACTGGAAGGCGAACCCGGGCGCGGTCCCGGTCGGCGGCGGTTCCTCGCCCGGCGGTCCGGATCACCTGGCCCCGATGCTGGTGGCCAAGGCCATCGGCATCGAACCGAAGGCGGTCAACTACGTCCCCTTCGACGGCGGCGGCGAGCTGCTGGCCTCGGTGCTCGGCAACAAGATCGCGTTCGGCGTTTCGGGTGTCGGTGAATACCTGGACCAGATCCAGGCCGGTGAACTGCGCGTACTCGCGGTGACCGGACCCAAGCGCATCGACGGCGTGACCGCGCCGACCTTGAAAGAGGCCGGTATCAATGTGGAATTCACCAACTGGCGTGGCGTGGTCGCACCGCCCGGCATCAGCGACGAACAGCGCAAGGCCCTGATCGACGCGTACACCAAGATGCACGAGTCCGCGGAATGGAAGGAAGCGGTCCGCACCAACGGCTGGGGCGAGGCGTTCCTGTCCGGCGCGGAGTTCGGCACCTTCATCCAGCAGCAGACCGACCAGTGCGGCGCCGTGCTGAAGGATCTGGGGCTGGCATGA
- a CDS encoding response regulator, with the protein MIRVLVVDDDFMVAKVHSGYVSKTAGFTVAGVARTGAEALRLIGDLQPDLVLLDIYLPDLDGLTVLRGIRETAEATDVIVISAADDVNTIRTAMRGGVLHYLIKPFTYGALYDQLQHFAALHTKLGEISHAAQSDVDQVFAGRPRSALTLPKGLTAQTAHLVETVLRTTDSDLSAQECADATALSRVSARRYLEHFAETGSAEVRLRYGGTGRPERRYRWVGA; encoded by the coding sequence ATGATCCGCGTCCTGGTCGTCGACGATGACTTCATGGTCGCCAAGGTGCACAGCGGATACGTCAGCAAAACAGCGGGTTTCACCGTCGCCGGCGTCGCCCGCACCGGCGCCGAAGCCCTCCGCCTGATCGGCGACCTGCAACCCGATCTGGTCCTGCTCGACATCTACCTCCCGGACCTGGACGGCCTCACCGTCCTGCGCGGCATCCGCGAAACCGCCGAGGCCACCGACGTGATCGTCATCAGCGCCGCCGATGACGTCAACACCATCCGCACCGCGATGCGCGGCGGCGTCCTGCACTACCTCATCAAACCCTTCACCTACGGCGCCCTCTACGACCAGCTCCAGCACTTCGCCGCCCTGCACACCAAGCTCGGCGAAATCTCCCACGCCGCCCAATCCGACGTCGACCAAGTCTTCGCCGGCCGCCCCCGAAGCGCCCTAACCCTCCCCAAAGGCCTCACTGCCCAAACCGCCCACCTTGTCGAAACCGTCCTGCGCACAACCGATTCCGACCTCTCCGCCCAGGAATGCGCCGACGCCACTGCACTCTCCCGCGTCAGCGCGCGACGGTACCTGGAGCATTTCGCCGAAACCGGCAGCGCGGAAGTGCGGTTGCGCTACGGCGGAACCGGGCGGCCGGAGCGGCGCTACCGCTGGGTTGGCGCTTGA
- a CDS encoding DUF6882 domain-containing protein — protein MDTFSDALLSFARGYLGGAIEQYSAFQEQVPSGRMRMEHATGTAWIGDRALRRSGELGTFAEDLTFMWAWAKPDLAGLPGVEHAHRLREIGVQQGILEFAEGLLDFGGFPDPKLAADHLSLIALGVLRARGSMKFNHGGRAYAYLVTDDEEITCAATDPARVGEYLRIAALLLPGDGTRDVLTGYARWHGLTTRPTPDGMELMLPGGHRLIARIDLRDNIIEASMVDPEGASYAPEAAVRQQAQRVAPFVPDGLLAELAPAVAITMGLKGGLLDFAEGLRELERPTSIWDPAQGRFGVAELPELSIAAAEIGRYDRAAQRWDWAENDWAGSQAVRHLAREHGADHLAAAAVDLTRIAPHGENAIDVLSAAAVQLGGAVGWAFVPDGAGYRILALTDERITAPGTDPDLACAVFDAAANLLHPLTDPENRYRTMRELVVGYFRRYGIPTIYVGEPQLLMGHFGLYEVRVEFGVDGAVSRTGFGMIGGALTMNP, from the coding sequence GTGGACACGTTCAGTGATGCGTTGTTGTCCTTTGCACGGGGGTATCTGGGCGGGGCGATCGAACAGTATTCGGCTTTTCAAGAGCAGGTGCCGAGCGGGCGGATGCGGATGGAGCATGCGACCGGCACGGCGTGGATCGGGGATCGGGCGCTGCGCCGGTCCGGGGAATTGGGGACCTTCGCCGAGGACCTGACGTTCATGTGGGCGTGGGCCAAGCCCGATCTGGCGGGGCTGCCGGGCGTCGAGCATGCGCATCGGTTGCGGGAAATCGGTGTGCAGCAGGGGATTCTGGAGTTCGCTGAAGGACTGTTGGATTTCGGAGGCTTCCCGGACCCGAAGCTCGCCGCCGATCACCTATCGCTGATCGCGCTGGGCGTGTTGCGGGCGCGCGGGTCGATGAAGTTCAACCACGGTGGTCGTGCGTACGCCTACCTCGTCACCGACGACGAGGAAATAACCTGTGCCGCAACAGATCCAGCGCGGGTCGGTGAGTATCTGCGGATCGCGGCGTTGCTGCTACCGGGCGATGGCACCCGTGATGTGCTCACCGGGTACGCGCGCTGGCACGGGCTGACCACCCGGCCGACTCCCGACGGGATGGAACTGATGCTGCCTGGCGGTCATCGGTTGATCGCCCGAATCGATCTGCGGGACAACATCATCGAGGCGTCGATGGTCGATCCGGAAGGTGCGTCGTATGCGCCCGAGGCGGCGGTGCGGCAGCAGGCTCAACGGGTGGCTCCGTTCGTCCCCGACGGTCTGCTCGCCGAACTCGCGCCTGCGGTCGCGATCACGATGGGGCTGAAGGGCGGGCTGCTCGATTTCGCGGAGGGGTTGCGCGAGCTGGAGCGCCCGACGTCCATCTGGGATCCCGCGCAGGGACGGTTCGGCGTCGCCGAACTTCCCGAGCTGTCGATAGCCGCGGCGGAAATCGGGCGGTACGACCGTGCTGCCCAGCGCTGGGACTGGGCCGAAAATGATTGGGCGGGAAGCCAGGCCGTGCGGCATCTCGCGCGCGAGCACGGTGCGGACCACCTCGCAGCGGCCGCAGTGGACCTGACGCGCATCGCACCGCACGGGGAGAACGCCATCGATGTGCTGTCCGCGGCCGCGGTCCAACTGGGTGGCGCGGTGGGCTGGGCTTTCGTCCCGGATGGTGCGGGTTACCGCATCCTCGCGCTGACCGATGAGCGCATCACCGCGCCCGGCACGGATCCGGATCTGGCTTGTGCTGTATTCGACGCCGCCGCGAATCTCCTGCACCCTCTTACCGATCCGGAGAATCGTTATCGCACTATGCGGGAGCTGGTGGTCGGATATTTCCGCCGGTACGGCATTCCCACGATCTATGTCGGTGAGCCGCAACTGCTGATGGGGCATTTCGGGCTGTACGAGGTACGGGTCGAGTTCGGCGTCGACGGGGCGGTGAGCCGCACCGGCTTCGGCATGATCGGTGGCGCGCTGACGATGAATCCCTAA
- a CDS encoding triacylglycerol lipase: MAVWELRRWARLGAAVAVAGVLVAGPAHAEVTDDWAAAPPGANDWGCVPTAEHPEPVLLVHGTWGNQRAWAGLAPQLKQAGVCVFSLNYGQKMFSVRGSEPGVYGTADIRSSAKEIAAFVGRVRKATGARRVDVVAHSQGGPLVRQYLRFEGGAELGPEVRRLVTLAATHHGTTADGLGQLLPSGSASATSDTVIAKMLGTAAAQQLAGSEFLRRLNAAGDTEPGIEYTAIATRMDHVVTPPEATFLQAGPGATVDNVWVQDVCPTDTFHHGILPDSPAVSYLVHEALDLPFAGTPCPSIS; the protein is encoded by the coding sequence ATGGCGGTATGGGAGCTACGTCGGTGGGCAAGACTTGGTGCGGCGGTAGCCGTGGCGGGAGTTCTTGTCGCCGGACCCGCGCACGCGGAGGTGACAGACGACTGGGCCGCCGCACCGCCGGGCGCGAACGATTGGGGGTGCGTGCCGACGGCAGAGCATCCGGAGCCGGTGCTGCTCGTGCACGGGACGTGGGGGAATCAGAGAGCCTGGGCGGGATTGGCACCGCAGTTGAAACAGGCTGGGGTGTGCGTTTTTTCGCTGAACTACGGGCAGAAGATGTTCAGCGTCAGGGGTTCTGAGCCAGGGGTGTACGGCACCGCCGATATTCGGTCGTCCGCCAAGGAGATCGCGGCGTTCGTGGGACGGGTGCGGAAGGCGACCGGCGCCAGACGGGTCGATGTCGTGGCGCACTCGCAGGGCGGGCCGCTGGTGCGGCAGTATCTGCGGTTCGAGGGTGGGGCGGAACTCGGTCCCGAGGTTCGGCGGCTGGTCACGCTTGCCGCCACCCATCACGGCACTACGGCGGACGGGCTGGGCCAGCTGCTGCCCAGCGGCAGCGCGTCGGCCACGTCGGACACGGTGATCGCGAAGATGCTGGGAACCGCTGCCGCACAGCAGTTGGCGGGTAGCGAGTTCCTGCGCCGACTTAACGCGGCGGGCGATACCGAGCCCGGGATCGAATACACCGCCATCGCCACCCGGATGGATCATGTCGTCACGCCACCGGAGGCCACGTTTCTACAAGCCGGGCCTGGGGCCACAGTCGACAACGTGTGGGTCCAAGATGTCTGTCCCACAGACACTTTCCACCACGGGATCCTGCCCGACTCCCCTGCGGTCTCCTATCTTGTGCACGAGGCGCTGGACCTGCCCTTCGCCGGAACCCCTTGCCCGAGTATCAGTTAG
- a CDS encoding sensor histidine kinase, whose protein sequence is MGKKGSLARQLLALQLLIVLVLLAAVAAVVVAQVSETFRNTESRRMLGIAEDVAANPSLRVLLADPKQHLLLAPFATAAQVASGADEVVIARADGKVLTSQDPSEINKPLRLADSTVGEGRAWVGEIDDAVVAHVPVIGQGDHQVVGYVAAKKEQPAIWQILTESFPGLLSLLGIATAVGVAGSLSLSWWVKRQTFGLEPAEIAGLVEHREAMLHGVHEGVVGLDQQHRVTLVNDQAKDLLTLGDVVGHSVYELGLNERLLDVFTGKAEGTNLIGLRRGKVLVMNRTLIQWDQRTLGAVVTLRDRTELVRLQDQLTENRNTADTLRAQTHEFSNRLHTIAGLIELGEYDEVSRYITRVSANRDQWQAEVTARIADPAVAALLIAKSSLAAEQGVGLRLSATSSLSEVDAGLSGDIVTVVGNLVDNALDALSGPGWIEVDLRVLDRAVHVVVRDSGPGVAPELAREVFRHGFTTKAAAGGQRGLGLAITRQACVRRGGTVSVHNADGAVFTATLPMEVTA, encoded by the coding sequence GTGGGCAAGAAGGGCTCACTGGCACGGCAATTGCTTGCCCTGCAGTTGCTGATCGTGCTGGTGCTGCTCGCCGCGGTCGCCGCGGTGGTGGTCGCGCAAGTGAGCGAGACGTTCCGCAACACCGAGTCACGGCGCATGCTCGGCATCGCCGAGGACGTCGCCGCCAACCCGAGCTTGCGGGTGTTGCTGGCCGATCCGAAACAACATTTGCTGCTGGCCCCGTTCGCGACAGCCGCACAGGTCGCCTCCGGTGCGGACGAGGTCGTCATCGCCCGGGCCGACGGCAAAGTGCTCACCTCCCAGGACCCTTCGGAGATCAACAAACCGCTGCGGCTGGCCGACTCCACGGTCGGCGAGGGCCGGGCCTGGGTCGGCGAGATCGACGACGCGGTGGTCGCGCACGTGCCGGTGATCGGGCAGGGCGATCATCAGGTCGTCGGCTATGTCGCGGCGAAGAAGGAACAGCCCGCGATCTGGCAGATCCTCACCGAATCCTTCCCCGGGCTGCTCAGCCTGCTCGGGATCGCCACCGCGGTCGGCGTCGCCGGATCGCTGTCGCTGTCCTGGTGGGTGAAGCGGCAGACGTTCGGGTTGGAACCGGCCGAGATCGCGGGACTCGTCGAACATCGCGAGGCGATGTTGCACGGCGTCCACGAAGGTGTGGTCGGCTTGGACCAGCAGCATCGGGTCACCCTGGTCAATGATCAAGCCAAAGATCTACTGACACTGGGCGATGTGGTCGGGCACAGCGTCTACGAGCTCGGACTGAACGAACGTCTGCTCGACGTGTTCACCGGGAAAGCCGAGGGCACCAACCTGATCGGGCTGCGCCGCGGCAAAGTGCTGGTGATGAACCGGACTCTGATCCAGTGGGATCAGCGCACGCTGGGAGCGGTGGTGACGCTGCGGGACCGGACCGAGCTGGTGCGGTTGCAGGATCAGCTCACCGAAAACCGCAATACCGCGGACACTTTGCGCGCCCAGACGCACGAGTTCAGCAACCGGCTGCACACAATTGCCGGGCTGATCGAACTCGGGGAGTACGACGAGGTTTCCCGCTACATCACGCGAGTCAGTGCCAATCGTGATCAGTGGCAAGCCGAAGTGACCGCGCGGATCGCCGATCCCGCGGTAGCGGCGCTGCTCATCGCGAAGTCGAGTCTGGCCGCCGAACAGGGTGTGGGGCTACGGCTTTCGGCTACCAGCTCGTTGTCCGAGGTGGATGCCGGGCTGTCCGGCGACATCGTCACCGTGGTCGGGAATCTGGTCGACAACGCCCTCGACGCGCTGTCCGGTCCCGGCTGGATCGAAGTCGACCTGCGGGTGCTGGATCGCGCCGTGCACGTGGTGGTCCGGGACTCCGGCCCCGGCGTCGCCCCCGAACTCGCGCGCGAGGTCTTCCGCCACGGCTTCACCACCAAGGCCGCCGCGGGCGGTCAGCGCGGACTCGGCCTGGCCATCACCCGGCAGGCCTGCGTCCGGCGTGGCGGCACCGTTTCGGTGCACAACGCCGACGGCGCGGTCTTCACCGCGACCCTGCCCATGGAGGTCACCGCATGA
- a CDS encoding tripartite tricarboxylate transporter TctB family protein, whose translation MTSAAPEPGDSETSAGPEHRVPESRTGVAGWFQDRSELVVSVLLAGAGAVVIVDAMRMSTSFTQRGPVGPKAMPLVVGALLVLVAVALAFDVLRGGRGEAEGGEDVDLSTPPEWRTVALLIGVFVANIVLIDIVGFPIAGTLLFWGAAFALGSRHLVRDPLIAVALALVTYVVFGELLGVTLPGGPLEGIL comes from the coding sequence ATGACTTCGGCAGCCCCGGAGCCCGGCGACTCGGAGACGAGCGCCGGGCCGGAGCACCGCGTCCCGGAATCGCGCACCGGTGTGGCCGGCTGGTTCCAGGACCGCTCCGAATTGGTGGTCTCGGTATTGCTCGCCGGTGCGGGCGCCGTGGTGATCGTCGACGCCATGCGGATGTCGACCAGCTTCACCCAGCGCGGCCCCGTCGGGCCGAAGGCGATGCCGCTGGTGGTCGGCGCGTTGCTGGTGCTCGTCGCCGTCGCACTGGCCTTCGATGTGCTGCGCGGTGGCCGCGGTGAAGCCGAAGGCGGCGAGGACGTCGACCTGTCCACGCCGCCCGAATGGCGGACCGTCGCCCTGCTGATCGGGGTGTTCGTCGCGAACATCGTGCTGATCGACATCGTCGGGTTCCCGATCGCGGGCACGCTCCTGTTCTGGGGCGCGGCATTCGCGCTGGGCAGCAGGCACTTGGTGCGCGACCCGCTGATCGCGGTGGCGCTGGCCCTGGTGACCTACGTGGTGTTCGGCGAATTGCTGGGCGTCACGTTGCCCGGGGGACCGTTGGAAGGAATTCTCTGA